Proteins encoded by one window of Streptacidiphilus sp. PB12-B1b:
- a CDS encoding bifunctional FO biosynthesis protein CofGH codes for MKDQSAQPAPATSLAAAAAAQAAPTANAMRRALHRAREGVALDAGEAAVLLRARGADLRDLCGTAARIRDAGLETAGRPGVITYSKKVFIPLTRLCRDRCHYCTFVTVPGKLKREGHGLYLSPDEVLAIAREGAALGCKEALFTLGDRPEDRWPEAREWLDAHGYDDTLAYVRAMSVRVLEETGLLPHLNPGVLGWTDFQRLKPVAPSMGMMLETTATRLWSEPGGPHHGSPDKEPAVRLRVLEDAGRSNVPFTSGILIGIGETHEERADALFALRRISRQYHGLQEVIIQNFRAKPDTAMRAMPDAELEELAATIAVARVLLGPSARIQAPPNLVDAEYELIISSGIDDWGGVSPLTPDHVNPERPWPHIDDLAARTAAGGFELRERLTVYPEYVRRGEPWLDPRVLPHVRALADPQTGLARPDVLPVGLPWQEPDEVFVPSGRTDLHTAVDTEGRTGDRREDFDEVYGDWESLREQAAEQAADGPAPARLDGDVREALAVAADDPRRLTDAQALALFHADGPALDALCAIADAVRRDTVGDTVTYCVTRNINFTNVCYTGCRFCAFAQRRTDADAYTLSLQQVADRAAQAWDVGATEVCMQGGIHPDLPGTAYFDIARAVKARVPGIHVHAFSPMEVVNGATRTGLSLRDWLQQAKEAGLDSIPGTAAEILDDEVRWILTKGKLPAATWVEVVSTAHELGLRSSSTMMYGHVDQPRHWLGHLRLLAEIQERTGGFTEFVTLPFIHTNAPVYLAGIARPGPTLRDNRAVTAMARLLLHGRIPNIQTSWVKLGADGAAEMLRSGANDLGGTLMEETISRMAGSAYGSYESIRGLEAIAAKAGRPSAQRTTTYAPVHEERRAAALASDGHLPELLPVLE; via the coding sequence ATGAAGGATCAGTCGGCGCAGCCCGCCCCCGCCACGTCCCTCGCAGCCGCTGCCGCGGCCCAGGCCGCGCCCACCGCCAACGCCATGCGGCGGGCCCTGCACCGGGCCCGCGAGGGCGTCGCGCTGGACGCCGGCGAGGCCGCCGTCCTGCTCCGGGCGCGCGGCGCGGACCTGCGCGACCTGTGCGGCACCGCCGCGCGCATCCGGGACGCCGGGCTGGAGACCGCCGGGCGGCCCGGGGTGATCACCTACTCCAAGAAGGTGTTCATCCCGCTCACCCGGCTGTGCCGGGACCGCTGCCACTACTGCACCTTCGTCACCGTCCCCGGCAAGCTCAAGCGCGAGGGCCACGGCCTCTACCTCTCGCCGGACGAGGTGCTCGCCATCGCCCGCGAGGGCGCGGCCCTCGGCTGCAAGGAGGCGCTGTTCACCCTCGGCGACCGCCCCGAGGACCGCTGGCCCGAGGCCCGCGAGTGGCTCGACGCCCACGGCTACGACGACACCCTGGCGTACGTCCGGGCCATGTCGGTGCGGGTGCTGGAGGAGACCGGGCTGCTGCCGCACCTCAACCCGGGCGTGCTGGGCTGGACCGACTTCCAGCGGCTGAAGCCGGTCGCGCCCTCCATGGGGATGATGCTGGAGACCACCGCCACCCGGCTGTGGTCCGAGCCCGGCGGCCCGCACCACGGCTCGCCGGACAAGGAGCCGGCCGTCCGGCTGCGGGTGCTGGAGGACGCCGGGCGCTCCAATGTGCCGTTCACCAGCGGCATCCTGATCGGCATCGGCGAGACCCACGAGGAGCGCGCGGACGCACTGTTCGCGCTGCGGCGGATCTCCCGGCAGTACCACGGGCTGCAGGAGGTGATCATCCAGAACTTCCGCGCCAAACCCGACACCGCCATGCGGGCCATGCCCGACGCCGAGCTGGAGGAGCTGGCCGCGACCATCGCCGTCGCCCGGGTGCTGCTCGGCCCCTCGGCCCGCATCCAGGCCCCGCCGAACCTGGTGGACGCCGAGTACGAGCTGATCATCTCGTCCGGCATCGACGACTGGGGCGGCGTCTCCCCGCTGACGCCGGACCACGTCAACCCCGAGCGTCCCTGGCCGCACATCGACGACCTCGCGGCGCGCACCGCGGCGGGCGGCTTCGAGCTGCGCGAGCGGCTCACCGTCTACCCCGAGTACGTCCGGCGCGGCGAGCCCTGGCTCGATCCGCGGGTGCTGCCGCACGTCCGGGCCCTGGCCGATCCGCAGACCGGCCTGGCCCGCCCGGACGTGCTGCCGGTCGGCCTGCCCTGGCAGGAGCCGGACGAGGTGTTCGTGCCCAGCGGCCGCACCGACCTGCACACCGCGGTGGACACCGAGGGCCGCACCGGCGACCGCCGCGAGGACTTCGACGAGGTCTACGGCGACTGGGAGTCGCTGCGCGAGCAGGCCGCCGAGCAGGCCGCGGACGGCCCCGCCCCGGCCCGGCTGGACGGCGACGTCCGCGAGGCCCTGGCCGTGGCCGCCGACGACCCGCGCCGGCTGACCGATGCACAGGCGCTGGCGCTGTTCCACGCGGACGGCCCGGCCCTGGACGCGCTGTGCGCCATCGCCGACGCGGTCCGCCGCGACACCGTCGGCGACACCGTCACCTACTGCGTCACCAGGAACATCAACTTCACCAACGTCTGCTACACCGGCTGCCGCTTCTGCGCGTTCGCCCAGCGCCGCACCGACGCCGACGCCTACACCCTCTCGCTGCAACAGGTCGCCGACCGCGCCGCGCAGGCGTGGGACGTCGGCGCCACCGAGGTCTGCATGCAGGGCGGCATCCACCCGGACCTGCCCGGCACCGCCTACTTCGACATCGCCCGGGCGGTCAAGGCCCGGGTGCCCGGCATCCATGTGCACGCCTTCTCGCCGATGGAGGTGGTCAACGGCGCGACCAGGACCGGGCTCTCGCTGCGCGACTGGCTGCAGCAGGCCAAGGAGGCCGGGCTGGACTCCATCCCCGGCACCGCCGCCGAGATCCTGGACGACGAGGTCCGCTGGATCCTCACCAAGGGCAAGCTGCCCGCCGCCACCTGGGTCGAGGTGGTCTCCACCGCGCACGAGCTGGGCCTGCGCTCGTCGTCCACGATGATGTACGGGCATGTGGACCAGCCCCGCCACTGGCTCGGGCACCTGCGGCTGCTCGCCGAGATCCAGGAACGCACCGGCGGCTTCACCGAGTTCGTGACGCTGCCGTTCATCCACACCAACGCCCCGGTCTACCTCGCCGGGATCGCCCGCCCAGGCCCGACGCTGCGCGACAACCGCGCGGTCACCGCCATGGCCCGGCTGCTGCTGCACGGGCGCATCCCCAACATCCAGACCAGCTGGGTGAAGCTGGGCGCGGACGGCGCGGCCGAGATGCTCCGCTCCGGCGCCAACGACCTGGGCGGCACCCTGATGGAGGAGACCATCTCCCGCATGGCGGGCTCCGCGTACGGCAGTTACGAGTCCATCCGGGGGCTGGAGGCGATCGCCGCCAAGGCCGGGCGTCCGTCCGCGCAGCGCACCACCACCTACGCCCCGGTCCACGAGGAGCGCCGGGCCGCCGCCCTGGCCTCGGACGGGCACCTGCCGGAGCTGCTGCCGGTGCTGGAGTAG
- a CDS encoding SDR family oxidoreductase: MPLLDGRTVVVSGVGPGLGQQVAVRAAREGARVVLGARTEENLAKAAAEVEAEHPGQVAWRCTDIAEDDACTALAALAVERFGRIDAVVHVAAMDSYFGGLADADFAAWRRVLDVNLIGTLQLTRACLPALRERGGSVVIIGTQSAVAAPSQVRQAAYAASKGALTSAMYSLARELGPERIRVNTVLPGWMWGPAVEMYVRWTSGTEGVPEEEVKARLTERMALPELATDGDVAEAALFFASDRARAITGQSLLVNAGELMH, from the coding sequence ATGCCGCTGCTCGATGGTCGTACGGTCGTGGTGTCCGGGGTGGGCCCCGGGCTGGGCCAGCAGGTCGCCGTCCGGGCGGCGCGCGAGGGGGCCCGGGTGGTGCTGGGGGCCCGCACCGAGGAGAACCTGGCCAAGGCCGCCGCCGAGGTGGAGGCGGAGCACCCCGGGCAGGTCGCCTGGCGCTGCACCGACATCGCCGAGGACGACGCCTGCACCGCGCTGGCCGCGCTGGCCGTGGAGCGCTTCGGCCGCATCGACGCGGTCGTCCATGTCGCCGCCATGGACAGCTACTTCGGCGGCCTGGCCGACGCCGACTTCGCCGCCTGGCGGCGGGTGCTGGACGTCAACCTGATCGGCACCCTGCAGCTCACCCGGGCCTGCCTGCCCGCGCTGCGCGAGCGCGGCGGCTCGGTGGTGATCATCGGGACGCAGTCCGCGGTGGCCGCGCCCAGCCAGGTGCGGCAGGCGGCGTACGCGGCCTCCAAGGGCGCGCTCACCTCCGCCATGTACTCGCTGGCGCGGGAGCTGGGGCCGGAGCGGATCCGGGTCAACACCGTGCTCCCGGGCTGGATGTGGGGCCCGGCGGTGGAGATGTACGTCCGCTGGACCTCCGGCACCGAGGGCGTCCCCGAGGAGGAGGTGAAGGCCCGGCTCACCGAGCGGATGGCGCTGCCCGAGCTGGCGACCGACGGCGATGTCGCCGAGGCCGCGCTGTTCTTCGCCTCGGACCGGGCCCGGGCCATCACCGGCCAGTCGCTGCTGGTCAACGCCGGTGAGCTGATGCACTGA
- a CDS encoding DUF397 domain-containing protein — MDQNILSADTALAWRKSSYSGNGNCVEVAVPEAGMAVRDSKDPKGPALHFTADAWASFIAEVAGGAFELR, encoded by the coding sequence ATGGACCAGAACATCCTCTCCGCCGACACCGCCCTGGCCTGGCGCAAGTCCTCCTACTCGGGCAACGGCAACTGCGTCGAGGTCGCGGTGCCCGAGGCCGGTATGGCCGTCCGTGACTCCAAGGACCCGAAGGGTCCGGCGCTGCACTTCACCGCCGACGCGTGGGCGTCCTTCATCGCCGAGGTCGCCGGCGGCGCCTTCGAGCTTCGCTGA
- a CDS encoding helix-turn-helix transcriptional regulator: MSSASINPTVRRRRLGAKLRELREEQHLTAEDVAQQLLVSQSKISRLENGRRSISQRDVRDLCRVYSVTDEKLIDALMAMARESRQRGWWHAFGDVPYSVYIGLEADAVSARNYESLFVPGMLQTREYAAAVIAGIQPEAAPAQNEKRTEIRMRRQEVMHAPDKPLRMWAVLDEAVLHREVGGPQVMREQLEHLIALSQEPHITVQVLPYSVGAHPGMSGTFSILEFEDEADATIVYLEGVTSDLYLEKEADVKTYSTLYEHLRAQALNPDQTRDLIDRIAKDFAR; encoded by the coding sequence TTGTCGTCCGCCAGCATCAATCCGACCGTCCGCCGCCGCAGGCTGGGCGCGAAACTGCGCGAGCTGCGCGAGGAGCAGCACCTCACCGCTGAGGACGTCGCCCAGCAGCTGCTCGTCTCGCAGTCGAAGATCAGCCGGCTGGAGAACGGCCGCCGCAGCATCAGCCAGCGGGACGTCCGCGACCTCTGCCGGGTCTACTCGGTGACGGACGAGAAGCTGATCGACGCGCTGATGGCCATGGCCCGGGAGTCCCGTCAGCGGGGCTGGTGGCACGCCTTCGGCGACGTCCCGTACAGCGTCTACATCGGCCTGGAGGCGGACGCCGTCTCCGCCAGGAACTACGAGTCGCTGTTCGTCCCCGGCATGCTGCAGACCCGCGAGTACGCCGCCGCCGTCATCGCCGGTATCCAGCCGGAGGCCGCCCCGGCGCAGAACGAGAAGCGGACCGAGATCCGCATGCGGCGGCAGGAGGTCATGCACGCCCCGGACAAGCCGCTGCGGATGTGGGCGGTGCTGGACGAGGCGGTGCTGCACCGCGAGGTCGGCGGACCGCAGGTGATGCGCGAGCAGTTGGAGCACCTGATCGCGCTGAGCCAGGAGCCGCACATCACGGTCCAGGTGCTGCCGTACTCCGTCGGCGCGCATCCGGGGATGAGCGGGACCTTCTCGATCCTGGAGTTCGAGGACGAGGCCGACGCCACCATCGTCTACCTGGAGGGCGTCACCAGCGACCTCTACCTGGAGAAGGAGGCGGACGTGAAGACCTACTCGACGCTGTACGAGCACCTGCGCGCCCAGGCCCTGAATCCGGACCAGACACGGGACTTGATCGACCGCATCGCCAAGGACTTCGCCCGCTGA
- a CDS encoding GPP34 family phosphoprotein, whose protein sequence is MGKSRRTIPEELLLLALDPTTGTTAQPQTLDLGLAGAQLVELAMAGRIVPDGDRIAVVNPRPTGDPTLDHALELLRRRGSAVRAVHWIGGPRLGLRQTYLAHLERCEMVRAVPGQVCGVLPTTRYQASDDCTNNAIKERLDTAIRTGIPPDPRTAALAALAHAVGLGKHLYPGNEGRSSRSRLRDLIRYDPLGGMVAHAVMDVQNGLPAAQVRGGAPAPARTAARPAGRSPALPGMARAAAR, encoded by the coding sequence ATGGGCAAGAGCCGCAGAACAATTCCCGAGGAACTGTTGTTGCTCGCACTGGACCCGACGACCGGGACCACCGCGCAACCGCAGACCCTTGACCTCGGGCTGGCCGGAGCGCAGCTCGTCGAGCTGGCCATGGCCGGACGCATAGTCCCGGACGGGGACCGGATCGCCGTGGTCAATCCACGGCCGACCGGTGACCCGACACTGGACCACGCCCTGGAACTGCTGCGCAGACGTGGCAGTGCGGTGCGTGCCGTGCACTGGATCGGTGGGCCCCGGCTGGGGCTGCGCCAGACGTACCTCGCGCACCTGGAGCGGTGCGAGATGGTGCGGGCGGTGCCGGGCCAGGTGTGCGGAGTGCTGCCGACGACGCGGTACCAGGCGTCGGACGACTGCACGAACAACGCCATCAAGGAACGGCTGGACACGGCCATCCGGACCGGGATCCCCCCGGACCCCCGGACGGCCGCGCTGGCCGCCCTCGCCCACGCCGTGGGCCTGGGTAAGCATCTCTATCCGGGTAACGAGGGCCGTTCCTCCAGGTCACGGCTGCGTGACCTGATCAGGTACGACCCCCTGGGCGGAATGGTCGCGCACGCCGTGATGGACGTGCAGAACGGCCTACCCGCCGCGCAGGTCCGGGGTGGCGCGCCCGCCCCGGCCAGGACGGCCGCGCGACCGGCGGGGCGGTCCCCCGCCCTGCCCGGCATGGCGCGCGCCGCGGCCCGCTGA
- a CDS encoding MFS transporter, whose amino-acid sequence MARTTAESTTGDQATGNSRRWWVLVVIGLAQLMVVLDATIVNIALPSAQRELGFTDANRQWVVTAYALAFGSLLLLGGRIADLVGRKRVFLIGLIGFSVASAIGGASPNFAVLVSARALQGCFGALLAPAALSLLTTTFSDGKERAKAFGIYGAIAGTGGAVGLLLGGVLTEYLNWRWCLYVNLILAVIAFTGGIRLLRAGKPANPPRLDIPGTVIVSLGLFCLVYGFSNAESHPWSTVATWGFLLAGVILIAVFAWWQGRTPHPLLPPRVVLNRFRAASFLAMFISGAGMFGVFLFLTYYLQQSLGYSPVMTGMAFLPMIGMLIITSVTAQNSLVPRIGPRPIVPVGMLLGAGAMTWMTALDLHSSYAANVLPPLLVLGAGIGLIFAPAMSTATARVEPRDAGVASACVNTSQQVGGSIGTSLLNTLATSAATAYLVGRHHTPAVLAQAQLHSYSTAYWWSAGFFLFGMVLCGLLYPSGRPAAAPEQADAEAAPVHM is encoded by the coding sequence ATGGCACGTACGACCGCAGAATCCACCACCGGCGACCAGGCCACCGGCAACAGCCGCCGATGGTGGGTGTTGGTGGTGATCGGCCTGGCCCAGCTGATGGTCGTTCTCGATGCGACGATCGTGAACATCGCCCTCCCCTCCGCCCAGCGGGAACTCGGCTTCACCGACGCCAACCGGCAGTGGGTGGTCACCGCCTACGCCCTGGCCTTCGGCAGCCTGCTGCTGCTGGGCGGGCGCATCGCCGACCTCGTCGGACGCAAGCGGGTGTTCCTCATCGGCCTGATCGGTTTCTCGGTCGCCTCCGCGATCGGCGGCGCCTCGCCCAACTTCGCCGTGCTGGTCTCCGCCCGCGCCCTCCAGGGCTGCTTCGGCGCCCTGCTCGCCCCGGCCGCGCTGTCCCTGCTCACCACCACCTTCAGCGACGGCAAGGAGCGCGCCAAGGCGTTCGGCATCTACGGCGCTATCGCCGGCACCGGCGGCGCCGTCGGCCTGCTGCTGGGCGGCGTGCTCACCGAGTACCTGAACTGGCGCTGGTGCCTGTACGTCAACCTGATCCTGGCGGTCATCGCCTTCACCGGCGGCATCCGGCTGCTGCGCGCGGGCAAGCCCGCCAACCCGCCGAGGCTGGACATCCCGGGCACGGTCATCGTCTCGCTGGGCCTGTTCTGCCTGGTCTACGGCTTCTCCAACGCCGAGTCGCACCCCTGGAGCACCGTCGCCACCTGGGGCTTCCTGCTCGCCGGTGTGATTCTCATCGCCGTCTTCGCCTGGTGGCAGGGCCGCACCCCGCACCCGCTGCTGCCGCCGCGGGTGGTGCTCAACCGGTTCCGGGCCGCGTCCTTCCTGGCGATGTTCATCTCCGGCGCGGGCATGTTCGGCGTCTTCCTGTTCCTGACGTACTACCTCCAGCAGTCGCTGGGCTACTCCCCGGTGATGACCGGGATGGCCTTCCTGCCGATGATCGGCATGCTGATCATCACCTCGGTCACCGCGCAGAACTCCCTCGTCCCGAGGATCGGTCCACGACCGATCGTGCCGGTGGGCATGCTGCTCGGCGCGGGCGCGATGACCTGGATGACCGCGCTCGACCTGCACAGCAGCTACGCGGCCAATGTGCTGCCGCCGCTGCTGGTGCTCGGCGCCGGCATCGGCCTGATCTTCGCCCCGGCGATGTCCACGGCCACGGCCCGGGTCGAGCCCCGCGACGCGGGCGTGGCCTCCGCCTGCGTCAACACCAGCCAGCAGGTGGGCGGCTCGATCGGCACCTCGCTGCTGAACACCCTGGCCACCAGCGCCGCCACCGCCTACCTCGTCGGCAGGCACCACACCCCCGCCGTGCTGGCCCAGGCGCAGCTGCACAGCTACTCGACGGCGTACTGGTGGTCCGCCGGGTTCTTCCTGTTCGGCATGGTCCTGTGCGGCCTGCTCTACCCCTCCGGCAGGCCGGCCGCCGCCCCCGAGCAGGCGGACGCCGAGGCGGCCCCGGTGCACATGTGA
- a CDS encoding LysM peptidoglycan-binding domain-containing C40 family peptidase — protein sequence MGEENFTMLLSSRGRHRAVPARRTATQRLLAGAGIASVVGMAVPLAGATSAMAAPSSSASAASTTPAPAVAAAPTSAGTPRRAAAPAGYTVVAGDWLSTIAQKHHVSGGWERLYALNRSTLTQGPDLIYPGEHLVLDGTVVASHTSAPAAPAPSTPASTTSTSGSATGSGSGTGSSDANTAASAAAQAAYNAATSAGSSTGSSASSNSGAGSGSASGSTSGDSATTTAPSSSSGMAAAIAFAQAQVGKAYVYGATGPDAWDCSGLTQAALAQAGISIPRTSEDQAAAATPVSMNALQPGDLLFWSSDGTAAGAYHVAIYIGNGSYVEAANPSAGVKIDTISDYTPTFAGRF from the coding sequence GTGGGAGAGGAAAACTTCACCATGCTGCTGTCCAGCCGCGGCCGCCACCGCGCCGTTCCTGCCCGCCGTACCGCCACCCAGCGCCTGCTCGCCGGCGCCGGAATCGCCAGCGTCGTCGGCATGGCCGTCCCGCTGGCCGGCGCCACCAGCGCCATGGCCGCCCCGTCCTCCTCCGCCAGCGCCGCCAGCACCACCCCCGCGCCCGCCGTGGCCGCCGCGCCCACCTCCGCCGGCACCCCCCGCCGCGCCGCCGCGCCCGCCGGGTACACCGTCGTCGCCGGTGACTGGCTCTCCACCATCGCGCAGAAGCACCACGTCTCGGGGGGCTGGGAGCGTCTGTACGCGCTCAACCGCTCCACGCTGACCCAGGGCCCGGACCTGATCTACCCCGGCGAGCACCTGGTCCTCGACGGCACCGTCGTCGCGTCGCACACCAGCGCCCCGGCCGCCCCCGCGCCCAGCACCCCGGCCAGCACGACCAGCACCTCCGGTTCGGCCACCGGCTCGGGCTCGGGCACCGGCTCCAGCGACGCCAACACCGCCGCCTCGGCCGCCGCCCAGGCCGCCTACAACGCCGCGACCAGCGCCGGTTCCTCGACCGGCTCCTCCGCGTCGTCCAACTCCGGCGCCGGCTCCGGCTCCGCCTCGGGCTCGACCTCCGGCGACTCGGCCACGACCACCGCGCCCAGCTCCAGCAGCGGCATGGCGGCGGCGATCGCCTTCGCTCAGGCGCAGGTCGGCAAGGCGTACGTCTACGGCGCCACCGGCCCCGACGCCTGGGACTGCTCGGGCCTGACCCAGGCCGCGCTGGCCCAGGCCGGGATCTCCATCCCGCGCACCAGCGAGGACCAGGCCGCCGCCGCCACGCCGGTGTCCATGAACGCCCTCCAGCCCGGCGACCTGCTGTTCTGGTCCAGCGACGGCACCGCCGCCGGTGCGTACCACGTCGCCATCTACATCGGCAACGGCTCGTACGTCGAGGCCGCCAACCCCAGCGCGGGCGTCAAGATCGACACGATCAGCGACTACACCCCCACCTTCGCCGGCCGTTTCTGA
- a CDS encoding ABC transporter permease: protein MSTTATELPQAAPARVQEGKVTQLRVINSEWIKLRTLRSTPITLLVAVLLMVALGPLLTWANAAHSGGGPGDHGAPIVNGAELSLFPYHFAQLAIGVLGVLMVTGEYSTGMIRASLSAVPKRLPVLWAKAVVYAVVVLVLMTIASLVAFYSGQAILSHYSRSVTLSEPGVARVVLGTGLYLAVVGLLGVALGALIRNGAGAISTLVGLLLVIPILSNLLPSSWAPHIVPYLPSNAGGALLNVVPDPTLMSPWGGFALFVGYAVVLLAVAGVLLKRRDA from the coding sequence ATGAGCACCACCGCCACCGAACTCCCCCAGGCCGCCCCGGCCCGGGTCCAGGAGGGGAAGGTCACCCAGCTGCGGGTGATCAACTCCGAGTGGATCAAGCTGCGGACGCTGCGCTCCACCCCGATCACGCTGCTGGTGGCCGTGCTCCTCATGGTCGCCCTGGGCCCGCTGCTCACCTGGGCCAACGCCGCCCACTCCGGCGGTGGTCCGGGCGACCATGGCGCCCCCATCGTCAACGGCGCCGAACTGAGCCTCTTCCCGTACCACTTCGCCCAGCTCGCCATCGGCGTCCTCGGCGTGCTGATGGTCACCGGCGAGTACAGCACCGGAATGATCCGGGCCAGCCTTTCGGCCGTCCCCAAGCGGCTGCCCGTCCTGTGGGCCAAGGCCGTGGTCTACGCCGTGGTCGTCCTGGTGCTGATGACCATTGCCTCGCTGGTCGCGTTCTACAGCGGCCAGGCCATCCTGTCGCACTACAGCCGATCCGTGACGCTGTCCGAACCCGGTGTCGCCCGGGTCGTCTTGGGGACCGGCCTGTACCTGGCCGTCGTCGGCCTGCTCGGTGTGGCCCTCGGCGCGCTGATCCGGAACGGCGCGGGTGCCATCTCCACCCTGGTCGGCCTGCTGCTGGTGATCCCGATCCTTTCCAACCTGCTGCCCTCGAGCTGGGCCCCGCACATCGTGCCCTACCTGCCCAGCAATGCCGGCGGCGCGCTGCTCAACGTCGTCCCAGACCCGACGTTGATGTCGCCGTGGGGCGGCTTCGCGCTGTTCGTCGGCTACGCCGTGGTGCTGCTGGCCGTCGCCGGCGTGCTGCTCAAGCGCCGCGACGCCTGA
- a CDS encoding ATP-binding cassette domain-containing protein has translation MIVASNLTKRYGDKTAVDDLSFTIKPGIVTGFLGPNGAGKSTTMRMIMGLDAPTSGSVTVNGKPYNQHAAPLHEVGALLEAKAIHTGRSARNHLLALAATTGIGARRVDEVIDLVGLREVARKRAGGFSLGMGQRLGIASALLGDPATVLLDEPVNGLDPEGILWIRNLLKGLASEGRTVFVSSHLMSEMALTAEHLIVVGRGRPIADTSVEEFTRSASRNVVRVRSPHADRLAGLLVGPDVAVESAEPGTLEVTGLESDRIGTIAAEHGITLFELAPQQASLEEAFMELTRDAVEYHASTTVAGSGESAGTGRITA, from the coding sequence ATGATCGTAGCCAGCAACCTGACCAAGCGGTACGGCGACAAGACCGCCGTGGACGACCTGTCGTTCACCATCAAGCCCGGCATCGTCACCGGCTTCCTCGGCCCCAACGGCGCGGGCAAGTCGACCACCATGCGCATGATCATGGGCTTGGACGCGCCCACCTCGGGCAGCGTCACCGTCAACGGCAAGCCCTACAACCAGCATGCCGCGCCGCTGCACGAGGTCGGCGCGCTGCTGGAGGCCAAGGCCATCCACACCGGCCGCAGCGCCCGCAACCACCTGCTGGCGCTGGCCGCCACCACCGGCATCGGCGCCCGCCGGGTGGACGAGGTCATCGACCTGGTCGGCCTGCGCGAGGTCGCGCGCAAGCGGGCCGGCGGGTTCTCGCTCGGCATGGGCCAGCGGCTCGGCATCGCCTCCGCGCTGCTCGGCGACCCGGCCACGGTGCTGCTGGACGAGCCGGTCAACGGCCTCGACCCCGAGGGCATCCTGTGGATCCGCAACCTGCTCAAGGGGCTGGCGTCCGAGGGCCGCACGGTCTTCGTCTCCTCGCACCTGATGAGCGAGATGGCGCTGACCGCCGAGCACCTGATCGTGGTCGGGCGCGGCAGGCCCATCGCGGACACCTCCGTGGAGGAGTTCACCCGCAGTGCCTCGCGCAACGTGGTGCGGGTCCGCTCGCCGCACGCCGACCGGCTGGCGGGGCTGCTGGTCGGCCCGGATGTCGCGGTGGAGAGCGCCGAGCCGGGCACGCTCGAGGTCACCGGCCTGGAGAGCGACCGCATCGGCACGATCGCGGCCGAGCACGGCATCACCCTGTTCGAGCTCGCGCCGCAGCAGGCCTCCCTGGAGGAGGCGTTCATGGAACTCACCCGGGACGCCGTCGAGTACCACGCCAGCACCACGGTCGCCGGTTCGGGCGAGTCGGCCGGCACCGGAAGGATCACCGCATGA
- a CDS encoding response regulator transcription factor, producing MTTVRVLLADDQALLRGTFRMLIDSTPDMEVVGEAANGREAVDLATALAAGSGVDVLLMDIRMPDLDGLAATRLICADEKLAGVRVLILTTFEFDEYVAEALRAGASGFLGKGMRPEELLDAVRTVAAGDSLLSPTATRSLITRFLSQPERPAAADPGRLDVLTPRERDVMGLVALGLSNDEIAVRLFLSPLTVKTHVNRAMAKLGARDRAQLVVAAYQCGLVRPGTG from the coding sequence ATGACGACCGTACGCGTGCTGCTCGCCGACGATCAGGCGCTGCTGCGCGGCACCTTCCGGATGCTGATCGACTCCACCCCCGACATGGAGGTCGTCGGCGAGGCCGCCAACGGACGCGAGGCGGTCGACCTCGCCACCGCGCTCGCCGCCGGCTCCGGCGTGGACGTCCTGCTCATGGACATCCGCATGCCGGATCTGGACGGCCTCGCCGCCACCCGGCTGATCTGCGCGGACGAGAAGCTGGCCGGGGTGCGGGTGCTGATCCTGACCACCTTCGAGTTCGACGAGTACGTCGCCGAGGCGCTGCGCGCCGGGGCCAGCGGCTTCCTCGGCAAGGGCATGCGCCCGGAGGAGCTGCTGGACGCGGTGCGCACGGTGGCGGCCGGAGACTCACTGCTCTCCCCCACCGCCACCCGCAGCCTGATCACCCGCTTCCTCTCCCAGCCGGAGCGCCCCGCCGCCGCCGACCCGGGCCGACTGGACGTGCTGACGCCGCGCGAGCGGGACGTCATGGGCCTGGTCGCGCTCGGGCTGTCCAACGACGAGATCGCGGTCCGGCTGTTCCTCAGCCCGCTGACGGTGAAGACCCATGTGAACCGGGCCATGGCCAAGCTCGGCGCCCGCGACCGGGCGCAGCTGGTGGTCGCCGCCTACCAGTGCGGCCTGGTCCGGCCCGGCACCGGCTGA